The Cryptomeria japonica chromosome 9, Sugi_1.0, whole genome shotgun sequence DNA segment TGCACTATGTCTGGATCTCACAGAATCTCCATATACAGAGTTACAACAGCTAAGAAATCCCTTCTCTATTTGAACACCTGGTTTGAAAGTTGTTTGTATGTCAGGACACTGTGTGCTCTGAGATAAGGTGCCAGGAACTAATATATCCTTCATATTTTGCATCCATTCTTGAGGTATTTCAGTTCCCCTCCATGCAACAACTATATCTCGTCTTCCCAATCTCTTTATCTCCTTTGGGTCTGTGCAAACAGCAATATATCCCATCCAAGCACCACTATACCCGGATTTCGGCTTAGAAAACGACTTTAGCACAGCAGTATTGGCATAAATATATCTAGTTACCTGATAACCACGCCCACTTCTGAGCAATTCCAGTCTACGCCCCAGCGAACTTTTGCTGCGCTTCGAATTTCCACAGTATTTTGAAGAACAAGTGTTGTCAAATGAATCATAGCACTGTTTTGCAAAATCACCATACCTGAGTATCTCTTCTTTCAGAAGTGGGTTAATGGGGTCAAGCATGCCATTCCAATCATCACCACCCTGAATAGATCTCCAAATATCTCAAACCTGGGCAAGCCTGGCTTAACCAGCACACTCTAAGCATTGACCCACTTAAGTGGCTGGTGTGGACCCCTCTAGTGTTGGCAGATGTAATTTGTCTAGTGTTGGCAGATGTAATTTGTCCCGCTTCGCAGTTTATTTCCTCCTGCATCTCCATGATCAAATCCTTCATGCAAACGTTTAGATCCTCCATGCAAGCAGCCAAGCTGAAGATTTGATATAATTAATAAATTGATCTTACATCTGCTCCATGCATGCAGCTGAGACCTCTAACCTCCACGCATGCACAGTTTCCACCGTTAAAACAGTTACTTTTGTATGCCAATCGATGGATTA contains these protein-coding regions:
- the LOC131056746 gene encoding phospholipase A1-Igamma2, chloroplastic-like; protein product: MSSGSGRLIHRLAYKSNCFNGGNCACVEVRGLSCMHGADGGDDWNGMLDPINPLLKEEILRYGDFAKQCYDSFDNTCSSKYCGNSKRSKSSLGRRLELLRSGRGYQVTRYIYANTAVLKSFSKPKSGYSGAWMGYIAVCTDPKEIKRLGRRDIVVAWRGTEIPQEWMQNMKDILVPGTLSQSTQCPDIQTTFKPGVQIEKGFLSCCNSVYGDSVRSRHSARDVVVSEITRLLNEYRDEDDVSITSTGHSLGAALATLNAYDIKQIIMKENGGKSIPVTVLAFASPRVGNLAFSQHLHEIGVKMLRLVNTWDVVPKVPGVFLSENMGWLSRFLHWLLWTYVHVGIPVTLDSSSSPVLKKSYNPASFHNLEVYLHLLDGFQGNNKLPFKPCGRDSSFGEQVLRLAD